A stretch of Fusarium fujikuroi IMI 58289 draft genome, chromosome FFUJ_chr10 DNA encodes these proteins:
- a CDS encoding related to integral membrane protein — MSAEAVEVISTPQVFMPILGYVKAELVINCLIVLLVLIVVTLRVIGRLMGPGLGWDDGFVIFATPLGVAMLCCQGLFAPVGNGYELAKHPELAANIPFILKLTFCMQAIYVTLLASVKASMLAFFIRVFPTSFMQKSSKAALVFVAMWLIAYLCSCIFLCNPVSAQWTAQGKCGAYIPMIQSLIATNAIGDLIIMALPMHSVWNLKTRRAEKIGITSCFALGLACVVCAVFRLIYISTVDLNNNITGTMPTTIFLFILEPNLAILCVSIPMLRPFYAKYKKRMGGAVSTQPEIARDPNLSTWEMDDYRPNDKLQHGYAVAGFPDESGSEKNLTVGSSEMKNNEISVETRWTVTHSRK; from the exons ATGTCGGCGGAAGCAGTAGAGGTGATATCGACACCGCAGGTTTTCATGCCCATATTGGGTTATGTCAAAGCCGAACTTGTCATCAACTGCTTGATTGTGCTGCTGGTTCTGATCGTCGTCACTCTGCGGGTCATTGGGAGACTTATGGGACCTGGACTTGGATGGGATGATGGATTCGTTATTTTCGCAACG CCGCTGGGCGTGGCAATGTTGTGTTGTCAAGGACTTTTCGCACCTGTTGGAAATGGATACGAGTTAGCGAAGCATCCTGAGC TCGCCGCGAATATTCCTTTCATTCTCAAGTTGACATTCTGCATGCAAGCCATTTATGTCACACTCCTCGCCTCCGTCAAAGCGAGCatgttggccttcttcatccGAGTCTTCCCAACAAGCTTCATGCAAAAGTCATCCAAGGCTGCCCTCGTCTTTGTTGCTATGTGGCTCATCGCCTATCTTTGCTCTTGTATCTTCCTTTGCAACCCAGTCTCTGCTCAGTGGACTGCCCAAGGAAAGTGTGGAGCGTACATCCCCATGATTCAGTCCTTGATCGCTACCAACGCTATTGGAGACTTGATCATTATGGCGCTTCCTATGCATAGCGTTTGGAACTTGAAGACACGCCGTGCGGAGAAGATTGGTATCACCTCTTGTTTCGCATTGGGTCTTGC TTGCGTTGTCTGCGCCGTCTTCCGACTTATCTACATCTCAACTGTCGATCttaacaacaacatcaccggAACCATGCccaccaccatcttcctcttcatcctcgagcCTAACCTGGCCATCCTCTGCGTTAGCATTCCCATGCTCCGACCTTTCTACGCCAAGTACAAGAAGCGAATGGGGG GTGCCGTCAGCACCCAGCCAGAGATTGCTCGAGACCCAAACCTGTCGACCTGGGAGATGGATGATTATAGGCCGAATGATAAGCTTCAGCACGGTTATGCCGTCGCAGGATTCCCTGATGAGTCAGGGTCGGAGAAGAACTTGACTGTTGGATCTTctgagatgaagaataaCGAGATCAGTGTTGAGACTCGATGGACAGTCACTCACTCCCGAAAGTAG
- a CDS encoding related to endo-polygalacturonase 6: MTSSYTTKQWVLANKPTGEPVLSGPDATWKLQTVTLPELKDGQILAKVQYFSNDTGLRNFIQSTVAPERFYVPTVPLGSPMRSGIIAEVVESKSDKFKVGDLCMDFHLGTWSEYVILEAENSQALAPLPNGLPTTHFLGAFGASGLAAYTGLYYAGEAKPEHTIVISAAAGATGSMAVQIASKILGAKRVIGITGSDEKCEWVKSIGAHECLNYKSPTFLEDLKAATPDEVDVYFDNVGGDILDAMLTRVKKHGHIAVCGAVSGYNSDEPMALKNWFELISCRINIRGFIMLDYMDKVPAILGELIGATADGRIKLEAAETVIEAPIEQQPEVWMKLFSGVNQGKLLTKLII; this comes from the coding sequence ATGACATCCTCTTACACTACCAAGCAATGGGTCCTCGCCAACAAACCTACAGGGGAGCCTGTCCTGTCTGGCCCAGACGCTACCTGGAAGCTGCAGACCGTCACACTGCCTGAGCTGAAGGATGGCCAGATCCTCGCCAAAGTCCAGTATTTCTCCAACGACACTGGCCTGAGGAACTTTATCCAGAGCACCGTCGCGCCTGAGCGCTTCTACGTGCCTACAGTGCCTCTCGGCTCTCCCATGCGATCCGGCATCATCGCTGAGGTGGTAGAGTCCAAGTCGGATAAGTTCAAGGTCGGTGATCTCTGCATGGATTTCCACCTAGGCACCTGGAGCGAATATGTCATCCTGGAAGCCGAAAACTCCCAGGCCCTCGCGCCCCTGCCCAACGGCCTGCCCACCACTCACTTCCTTGGTGCGTTTGGCGCCTCTGGTCTCGCCGCGTATACCGGCTTGTACTATGCCGGCGAGGCTAAGCCCGAGCACACTATTGTCATCTCAGCCGCTGCTGGCGCCACTGGCTCTATGGCTGTTCAGATCGCCTCCAAGATCCTCGGCGCTAAGCGAGTCATTGGCATCACTGGCTCTGACGAGAAGTGCGAGTGGGTGAAGAGCATCGGTGCCCACGAGTGCCTCAACTACAAGAGCCCTACATTCCTTGAGGACCTCAAGGCTGCTACCCCCGACGAGGTCGATGTGTACTTTGACAATGTCGGTGGTGACATTCTTGACGCCATGCTGACCCGCGTCAAGAAGCACGGCCACATCGCTGTCTGCGGTGCGGTCAGCGGATATAACTCTGACGAGCCTATGGCTCTGAAGAACTGGTTCGAGCTTATCTCGTGCAGAATCAACATCCGCGGATTTATCATGCTGGATTATATGGACAAGGTGCCCGCCATTCTTGGCGAGCTTATTGGCGCCACTGCCGATGGAcgcatcaagcttgaggccGCCGAGACAGTTATTGAAGCGCCCATTGAGCAGCAGCCCGAGGTTTGGATGAAGCTGTTCAGCGGTGTCAACCAGGGCAAGctcctcaccaagctcatcatttGA